From the Methanobacteriaceae archaeon genome, the window GCAAATAAAAATAAAATTGCAATCACAACAGATTTAGATAAAAAATATGCCTCAATTATCCCAAAATTAGGTTTTAAACATCAATTATGTATTTTTCATACTAAAAAAAAGTTTAAACAAACAATTAAAAACTTTTAAAGACAAAAATCGCATTTCAGACGAAGAATATCAAGAACGTCATAAACAACTGAAAATGATCAAAGATTTATTCGATTTAAATGATTATAATGAATTCAAAAATGAAGTACAATCTTTAATTTATCGTAAAAGATGATTTTCATCCAATTATTTATAAAATAATCAGAAAATCAATCACTCCACGATATAAAAGCTTCATTTATCACTTAAAAGATAAGAAAATTGAAAAGACAAGTAACAAAATTAAAAATGCTTTCCAAAAAACAATGCCAAAATCAAGAAAACGAACATTCAAGACTAAACAAGGCGTTTTAAAACGAATCTATCGCAGGGATCTCATTTGGAATGACAATCGCAAAAAGGATTTTGAAAATCAACAAAGTTTTTGAAAGAGTCATTAACACATTATTTTATTATCTAAATTATATAAAAAATATAATAAATAAGATAATATAAATTATAGTATATGTCAGATGATAATATTAGCTGGACAAGTTTTTGCCAGGCAATGAACTCAATATGCTATTGGCTTGTCCAAAACAAAAAGAAATTTAAGAAACGTGAATACTATCAGATACTAACATTAAAAGGCAGCTGCTCAGATATAGAAAAGAAAGCAAAGAAATTAGGTTCAGACAAGCTGGTTGCGATGTATACAATGGCTGCAATCAAAGATAATACATCATTGGATTTCCTTCCAAATTATGTCATGTTAAAGAACGGAACAAAAATAGATAAGGCTGAATATGTGGACATGGCCATAAGAGTGGAGGCATACATCAGGGCAAACGGAAGGATTCCTGCAATCGTCTACAGAATGTCAAAGCTTCCGGATTACAAGGATTCCACAATGAAGCTATTTACTAAAACATTCAACTTCAAAGGAAATACCATTGATGAGGCTTTAGCCATTATAGCAAAGAAGAAATTATACAGCAAATACTTTGATTCACAAAAAACAGACAAGAAAACAATCAATGATGCTAGTCAGGGAAAAGGCTCCAATTGTGTGGACTGGGGACAAGTATATTATAGAATTGCCAAAAGCTTAGGTTATGATGTTCAGTTTGTCCATGTCAGATGCAGAGTTTCAGGAACCGGTCATATCAGATTAAGATTGAAACATAAAAAGCATACTGGAGGGAACTGGATTAATCGTGATCCTGCTGCAGTTGCAGATACAACTTCAGGTAATGTACGACCCATCTGGTGTGAAAATGGAAATGTAATAGCTATTGATCCGTCATGGATTTTTACAGATTTGTATAACCGTTAATGTTATTGTTAACACTTTTTATTTTTTTCATTTAACAGAAGTCGTTAGTTATATAAAGTTTTATATGATATTGTGGTAATAAATAAGTAATAGAAGTATTTAAAATTGGTCTTAAATCATGAATGTATTAAACTTAATATGCCATAGAAAACCTGAAAGAAGTTTTTTTATTAAGGGACATCAATTTCCAGTTTGTGCTAGGTGTACAGGATTTTATATTTCTTTAATAATATATTTCACTTATGTCTATTATTTCTATGTAGATTATAATATCTATTTAATTGCATTTGCAATTTTGTTATTAATTCCATCAGCAATTGATGGATTCACCCAATTTTTTGAATATAGGGAAAGTAACAATGTACTAAGATTCACAACTGGTTTATTGGGCGGTTTAGGTTTGGGGATATTAGTAAAAGCATTGAAATACTTCATCTATCTAAAAATGAACGGAGGCATTTAATTGAGTTTCTTAGATGATTGGAAAGAATGGAGTACGCCAAAAAAGGCAATATCTATTATTGCTGTTTGTTGTGTTGCAGTATTCATCATTGCTATGATTGGAGGTTCAACATCTCCCGATAAAAACACTAGTGAAGATGATGTAAATAAACTTAACTTAGTCGATACAGCTGATGTAAAATTGGACGCAAATTCTTTACTGATTGATGGTAAAAATGTTGCAACTGTCGAAGAATATAATGATAGTAGTGCTATTGATGATAAAATATTATCCAAGGATAATGGAGCAATTATTAAACAAATTACTGCTTCAGGAGCTAGTGAAGTAACTAGTATGGACAACCCAGATGATGTTTATGAATTCTTAACAAATAGTGGAATGTACTATACTTTTGGTAAAGACGGTAAAACATACATTGTTACTATTAATGAAGATAATTGGAATGGAAACATGTTATCTGAAATGGATAAATTCTGTTTAGAAAATGCCAAATAGATAAAACTATTTTATCTATTTTATTTTTTTTATTTTTGAAGTGGAAAATGTGGAGAAAATATTATGAAACATGAAAAATTAATTCTATTGTTGATTATCCTTGGAATTTTCATGAGTGCTAGCATTGTTTGCGCTGTTGACTACACATCATTAAAAAATCCTAAAGACTTTAAAGTTTTTGATAAAGATGGAGTCTCTGAAAAAGAAACTGATGACAGAGTTAAATTAACTGTTGTTCCTATTAATGATGATATCATCAAGTATATGACTGGTAATGGGGAGAAAAATGACGGCAACATATATAAATATGTTGATTTTGGTTACAGTGCAAAAGATGATAAATTTGGTTATGAAGGATATACTGAAGTCGTAGATATTGAAGATGAACAATATGTTGTAAGCGTATTGTTTGATTCAAAAATGTCTCCTTCTGAAGAAATTGAATTTTTAGATGTACTTAATGAATTTAATAAATTGAATAATCTTAAACCCGTTGCTGTGGAATAGTGTTACATTAATGTAACACTTGTTTTATATTTTTATAATAATACCTTGTTTTTTATATATTTATTTTCTTAACTTGATATGAATTTTTTAAATCATAATCTATGTTAATTAACATTATTAAATT encodes:
- a CDS encoding DUF2085 domain-containing protein is translated as MNVLNLICHRKPERSFFIKGHQFPVCARCTGFYISLIIYFTYVYYFYVDYNIYLIAFAILLLIPSAIDGFTQFFEYRESNNVLRFTTGLLGGLGLGILVKALKYFIYLKMNGGI
- a CDS encoding pseudomurein-binding repeat-containing protein; its protein translation is MSDDNISWTSFCQAMNSICYWLVQNKKKFKKREYYQILTLKGSCSDIEKKAKKLGSDKLVAMYTMAAIKDNTSLDFLPNYVMLKNGTKIDKAEYVDMAIRVEAYIRANGRIPAIVYRMSKLPDYKDSTMKLFTKTFNFKGNTIDEALAIIAKKKLYSKYFDSQKTDKKTINDASQGKGSNCVDWGQVYYRIAKSLGYDVQFVHVRCRVSGTGHIRLRLKHKKHTGGNWINRDPAAVADTTSGNVRPIWCENGNVIAIDPSWIFTDLYNR